In Oryza sativa Japonica Group chromosome 11, ASM3414082v1, the following are encoded in one genomic region:
- the LOC112936887 gene encoding uncharacterized protein: MTAGYIAGSLVGSFAIAYLCDTFVSDKKAFGGSIPKTVSEKEWWLATDTKFQAWPRTAGPPVIMNPISRQNFIVKSAE; the protein is encoded by the exons ATGACGGCTGGATACATTGCCGGTTCCCTGGTTGGATCATTTGCCATTGCTTACCTGTGTGACACATTTGTTTCGGACAAGAAGGCATTTGGAG GTAGCATTCCAAAGACTGTTTCTGAGAAGGAGTGGTGGCTAGCCACCGACACCAAGTTCCAGGCCTGGCCTCGGACCGCTGGACCACCGGTCATCATGAATCCCATCAGCCGCCAGAACTTCATCGTCAAGTCCGCTGAATAG